The following coding sequences lie in one Miscanthus floridulus cultivar M001 chromosome 9, ASM1932011v1, whole genome shotgun sequence genomic window:
- the LOC136479353 gene encoding E3 ubiquitin-protein ligase RING1-like, with protein sequence MPEECAVCLQDFDADAKETLRVMPCSHAFHPDCIFIWLRVKAVCSLCRHAMPTQQHKDPDFEDEDDSDEDDSDSDEDDTDSDEDDAVNHQEESTPAVTNPEEP encoded by the coding sequence ATGCCGGAGGAGTGCGCCGTGTGCCTGCAGGATTTCGACGCGGACGCCAAGGAGACACTCAGGGTGATGCCGTGCTCCCACGCCTTCCATCCGGACTGTATCTTCATCTGGCTCCGGGTTAAAGCTGTCTGCTCGCTGTGTCGTCACGCCATGCCCACGCAGCAGCATAAAGACCCAGACTTTGAGGACGAAGACGACTCCGACGAAgacgactccgactccgacgaagACGACACTGACTCCGACGAAGACGACGCCGTAAATCATCAGGAGGAGAGCACACCGGCGGTGACAAATCCAGAGGAGCCCTAA